A stretch of the Equus caballus isolate H_3958 breed thoroughbred chromosome X, TB-T2T, whole genome shotgun sequence genome encodes the following:
- the LOC138921912 gene encoding uncharacterized protein isoform X2, translated as MDADLLSGSGRPRAQGNQACSGTRGDGAGLPPAVETGRLLWVSRARGGRLGVTHEPQAQGCRPPSDTHPRLWSCAHALRPWNLCEKMDSLLTFQWHQGSLPTEPPRCFRDAIQDTARRTRQKDRPQNVLCPRLRLPQGEELLVSPRRRRLHIKRSDQPKVPHVQRWWTRQAPCGLFRACFPRLGNREHLPSSAACGWVRRLGGRRSSC; from the exons GAACCAGGCCTGTTCCGGGACGCGGGGAGATGGTGCGGGTCTGCCCCCGGCTGTGGAGACGGGCCGCCTCCTCTGGGTGAGCCGGGCACGCGGAGGCCGCCTCGGGGTCACACACGAGCCCCAAGCACAGGGCTGTCGTCCTCCCTCGGACACCCATCCCCGTCTCTGGTCCTG TGCGCACGCCCTGCGCCCCTGGAACCTGTGTGAGAAGATGGACAGCCTGCTGACCTTCCAGTGGCACCAGGGCAGCCTGCCCACCGAG CCTCCCCGTTGTTTCCGCGACGCCATCCAGGACACCGCGAGGAGGACGAGGCAGAAGGACAGGCCCCAGAACGTGCTGTGCCCGCGCCTCCGCCTGCCGCAG GGGGAAGAGCTTCTTGTTTCTCCTCGTAGACGTCGTCTGCACATAAAACGTTCAGACCAACCGAAAGTTCCCCACGTCCAGCGCTGGTGGACGCGCCAGGCTCCCTGCGGCCTGTTCCGTGCGTGCTTTCCTCGCTTGGGGAATCGTGAGCATCTTCCCTCGTCGGCAGCGTGCGGTTGGGTTCGTCGTCTCGGAGGCCGTCGGAGCTCTTGCTGA
- the LOC138921912 gene encoding uncharacterized protein isoform X1, giving the protein MDADLLSGSGRPRAQGNQACSGTRGDGAGLPPAVETGRLLWVSRARGGRLGVTHEPQAQGCRPPSDTHPRLWSCAHALRPWNLCEKMDSLLTFQWHQGSLPTEPPRCFCDAIQDTARRMRQKDRPQNVLCPRLHLPQGEELLVSPRRRRLHIKRSDQPKVPHVQRWWTRQAPCGLFRACFPRLGNREHLPSSAACGWVRRLGGRRSSC; this is encoded by the exons GAACCAGGCCTGTTCCGGGACGCGGGGAGATGGTGCGGGTCTGCCCCCGGCTGTGGAGACGGGCCGCCTCCTCTGGGTGAGCCGGGCACGCGGAGGCCGCCTCGGGGTCACACACGAGCCCCAAGCACAGGGCTGTCGTCCTCCCTCGGACACCCATCCCCGTCTCTGGTCCTG TGCGCACGCCCTGCGCCCCTGGAACCTGTGTGAGAAGATGGACAGCCTGCTGACCTTCCAGTGGCACCAGGGCAGCCTGCCCACCGAG CCTCCCCGTTGTTTCTGCGACGCCATCCAGGACACCGCGAGGAGGATGAGGCAGAAGGACAGGCCCCAGAACGTGCTGTGCCCGCGCCTCCACCTGCCGCAG GGGGAAGAGCTTCTTGTTTCTCCTCGTAGACGTCGTCTGCACATAAAACGTTCAGACCAACCGAAAGTTCCCCACGTCCAGCGCTGGTGGACGCGCCAGGCTCCCTGCGGCCTGTTCCGTGCGTGCTTTCCTCGCTTGGGGAATCGTGAGCATCTTCCCTCGTCGGCAGCGTGCGGTTGGGTTCGTCGTCTCGGAGGCCGTCGGAGCTCTTGCTGA
- the LOC138921912 gene encoding uncharacterized protein isoform X4: MDADLLSGSGRPRAQGNQACSGTRGDGAGLPPAVETGRLLWVSRARGGRLGVTHEPQAQGCRPPSDTHPRLWSCAHALRPWNLCEKMDSLLTFQWHQGSLPTEDTARRMRQKDRPQNVLCPRLHLPQGEELLVSPRRRRLHIKRSDQPKVPHVQRWWTRQAPCGLFRACFPRLGNREHLPSSAACGWVRRLGGRRSSC, from the exons GAACCAGGCCTGTTCCGGGACGCGGGGAGATGGTGCGGGTCTGCCCCCGGCTGTGGAGACGGGCCGCCTCCTCTGGGTGAGCCGGGCACGCGGAGGCCGCCTCGGGGTCACACACGAGCCCCAAGCACAGGGCTGTCGTCCTCCCTCGGACACCCATCCCCGTCTCTGGTCCTG TGCGCACGCCCTGCGCCCCTGGAACCTGTGTGAGAAGATGGACAGCCTGCTGACCTTCCAGTGGCACCAGGGCAGCCTGCCCACCGAG GACACCGCGAGGAGGATGAGGCAGAAGGACAGGCCCCAGAACGTGCTGTGCCCGCGCCTCCACCTGCCGCAG GGGGAAGAGCTTCTTGTTTCTCCTCGTAGACGTCGTCTGCACATAAAACGTTCAGACCAACCGAAAGTTCCCCACGTCCAGCGCTGGTGGACGCGCCAGGCTCCCTGCGGCCTGTTCCGTGCGTGCTTTCCTCGCTTGGGGAATCGTGAGCATCTTCCCTCGTCGGCAGCGTGCGGTTGGGTTCGTCGTCTCGGAGGCCGTCGGAGCTCTTGCTGA
- the LOC138921912 gene encoding uncharacterized protein isoform X6 — translation MDADLLSGSGRPRAQGNQACSGTRGDGAGLPPAVETGRLLWVSRARGGRLGVTHEPQAQGCRPPSDTHPRLWSCAHALRPWNLCEKMDSLLTFQWHQGSLPTEPPRCFRDAIQDTARRTRQKDRPQNVLCPRLRLPQFRVLFGVTDGPSSLCAHSRDRRQLCDSC, via the exons GAACCAGGCCTGTTCCGGGACGCGGGGAGATGGTGCGGGTCTGCCCCCGGCTGTGGAGACGGGCCGCCTCCTCTGGGTGAGCCGGGCACGCGGAGGCCGCCTCGGGGTCACACACGAGCCCCAAGCACAGGGCTGTCGTCCTCCCTCGGACACCCATCCCCGTCTCTGGTCCTG TGCGCACGCCCTGCGCCCCTGGAACCTGTGTGAGAAGATGGACAGCCTGCTGACCTTCCAGTGGCACCAGGGCAGCCTGCCCACCGAG CCTCCCCGTTGTTTCCGCGACGCCATCCAGGACACCGCGAGGAGGACGAGGCAGAAGGACAGGCCCCAGAACGTGCTGTGCCCGCGCCTCCGCCTGCCGCAG TTCCGGGTTCTCTTTGGGGTCACCGATGGCCCCTCCTCGCTGTGTGCTCACAGCAGAGACAGGAGGCAGCTCTGTGACTCTTGTTAG
- the LOC138921912 gene encoding uncharacterized protein isoform X3: MDADLLSGSGRPRAQGNQACSGTRGDGAGLPPAVETGRLLWVSRARGGRLGVTHEPQAQGCRPPSDTHPRLWSCAHALRPWNLCEKMDSLLTFQWHQGSLPTEPPRCFCDAIQDTARRMRQKDRPQNVLCPRLHLPQGEELLVSPRRRRLHIKRSDQPKVPHVQRWWTRQAPCGLFRAVGQRAGPHISTVCYLRPAGQRSVPL; this comes from the exons GAACCAGGCCTGTTCCGGGACGCGGGGAGATGGTGCGGGTCTGCCCCCGGCTGTGGAGACGGGCCGCCTCCTCTGGGTGAGCCGGGCACGCGGAGGCCGCCTCGGGGTCACACACGAGCCCCAAGCACAGGGCTGTCGTCCTCCCTCGGACACCCATCCCCGTCTCTGGTCCTG TGCGCACGCCCTGCGCCCCTGGAACCTGTGTGAGAAGATGGACAGCCTGCTGACCTTCCAGTGGCACCAGGGCAGCCTGCCCACCGAG CCTCCCCGTTGTTTCTGCGACGCCATCCAGGACACCGCGAGGAGGATGAGGCAGAAGGACAGGCCCCAGAACGTGCTGTGCCCGCGCCTCCACCTGCCGCAG GGGGAAGAGCTTCTTGTTTCTCCTCGTAGACGTCGTCTGCACATAAAACGTTCAGACCAACCGAAAGTTCCCCACGTCCAGCGCTGGTGGACGCGCCAGGCTCCCTGCGGCCTGTTCC GGGCCGTGGGGCAGCGTGCGGGTCCCCACATCTCCACCGTCTGTTATCTGCGTCCTGCGGGTCAGCGGTCTGTGCCCCTGTGA
- the LOC138921912 gene encoding uncharacterized protein isoform X5, whose translation MDADLLSGSGRPRAQGNQACSGTRGDGAGLPPAVETGRLLWVSRARGGRLGVTHEPQAQGCRPPSDTHPRLWSCAHALRPWNLCEKMDSLLTFQWHQGSLPTEPPRCFCDAIQDTARRMRQKDRPQNVLCPRLHLPQFRVLFGVTDGPSSLCAHSRDRRQLCDSC comes from the exons GAACCAGGCCTGTTCCGGGACGCGGGGAGATGGTGCGGGTCTGCCCCCGGCTGTGGAGACGGGCCGCCTCCTCTGGGTGAGCCGGGCACGCGGAGGCCGCCTCGGGGTCACACACGAGCCCCAAGCACAGGGCTGTCGTCCTCCCTCGGACACCCATCCCCGTCTCTGGTCCTG TGCGCACGCCCTGCGCCCCTGGAACCTGTGTGAGAAGATGGACAGCCTGCTGACCTTCCAGTGGCACCAGGGCAGCCTGCCCACCGAG CCTCCCCGTTGTTTCTGCGACGCCATCCAGGACACCGCGAGGAGGATGAGGCAGAAGGACAGGCCCCAGAACGTGCTGTGCCCGCGCCTCCACCTGCCGCAG TTCCGGGTTCTCTTTGGGGTCACCGATGGCCCCTCCTCGCTGTGTGCTCACAGCAGAGACAGGAGGCAGCTCTGTGACTCTTGTTAG